One genomic window of Haliotis asinina isolate JCU_RB_2024 chromosome 4, JCU_Hal_asi_v2, whole genome shotgun sequence includes the following:
- the LOC137281175 gene encoding NXPE family member 3-like: MPLSRRNRRCAVLMTTCVPFHVYISNESPHFLSSSSSSITSISVVSSNDESGGKGDDRAISVKTYFTHQRKRLNLPLSSDTSVADPLYSEVNIIGKYQFQIGDIINVTIILKDKEGNMLDTGGDDVRIWMKSIDGRYRTSGHVLDHGNGSYTGSLRAFWEGHPVILVSIAWTRQLLSIKDRLRSVNAPYIFTYGFFRKGHLWEVTRCNITKTAEKMCNYTERNGGHPWYCERPKTKLLSCSTLKSHQSVVAGDYHTSVEKLFIKRHPPHQILRRITTSVTGGTFRPLSRISCSELPESYTWRDDFSSGYSSRDNDTTAWYSQYCRYSIQHTVLDYKRCLTNRRLWLYGDSTTRQWFEYISWVLGKEMVVYEKYKPQVAYLSDTNSSIFCGPHEFPFNTGNRWTNATFNKPLKQYLDSIPSYSRDIVVFHVLAHLVNFGPDVFRGHIRRNVKSIKDFMLRVPKAIVVVKGTSTFRRFQRDKFGDMNAMSFDPILKEEFSVIMDRVIFLDFIPMTLAFEVPGLHPNVEVVKVMVHHLMGSVCGRN; encoded by the exons ATGCCGTTGTCACGACGTAATCGGCGATGTGCTGTGTTGATGACGACCTGTG TACCTTTCCATGTTTACATTTCTAATGAATCCCCTCATTTCTTAAGTTCCAGCAGTAGCAGTATTACTTCTATCTCAGTCGTGTCGTCAAATGATGAATCAGGGGGAAAAGGAGATGATCGAGCTATATcagttaaaacatatttcacacatcAAAGGAAAAGACTGAATCTGCCACTTTCCAGTGACACTAGCGTTGCCGATCCGCTTTATTCCGAAGTAAACATCATTGGAAAGTATCAGTTTCAAATTGGAGACATCATAAATGTCACGATCATCCTGAAGGACAAAGAGGGCAACATGCTTGATACAGGAGGAGATGACGTACGGATATGGATGAAATCTATCGATGGTAGATACAGAACTTCCGGTCACGTCCTTGATCACGGAAACGGTAGCTACACGGGAAGTTTAAGAGCATTCTGGGAGGGGCATCCTGTCATACTGGTTTCGATTGCTTGGACAAGACAACTTCTAAGCATCAAAGACAGACTTCGTTCGGTAAATGCTCCATACATATTCACATATGGTTTCTTCAGAAAGGGCCATTTATGGGAGGTAACTCGATGCAACATAACCAAGACAGCAGAGAAGATGTGTAATTATACTGAAAGAAATGGCGGACATCCATGGTATTGTGAAAGACCTAAAACAAAACTTCTTTCATGTTCGACGCTGAAAAGCCATCAGTCTGTTGTAGCGGGTGATTATCACACGTCTGTTGAAAAACTCTTCATAAAAAG ACATCCTCCTCATCAGATTCTGCGGAGAATTACCACGTCCGTAACTGGAG GTACCTTTCGCCCTTTATCACGGATCAGCTGTTCTGAACTACCAGAAAGTTATACCTGGAGAGACGACTTTTCTTCTGGGTACAGCTCACGTGACAACGACACGACAGCCTGGTACTCTCAATACTGCCGGTACTCAatacaacatacagtactggACTATAAGCGATGCCTAACAAACAGGCGCCTGTGGCTGTATGGAGATTCTACTACTAGACAATGGTTCGAATATATCTCATGGGTCCTTGGGAAGGAGATGGTTGTATACGAAAAATACAAGCCACAAGTAGCTTATCTAAGCGACACAAACAGCTCTATATTCTGTGGACCCCATGAATTTCCTTTCAACACAGGGAATCGCTGGACTAACGCAACATTTAACAAACCACTGAAACAGTACCTTGATAGCATTCCGAGCTATTCCAGAGATATTGTAGTGTTTCATGTACTAGCCCATCTGGTCAATTTTGGACCTGATGTTTTTAGAGGTCATATTCGGAGGAACGTGAAAAGCATCAAAGACTTTATGCTGAGGGTCCCCAAAGCAATCGTGGTAGTCAAAGGGACGAGCACTTTTAGACGTTTTCAAAGAGATAAATTTGGAGACATGAATGCTATGTCGTTTGATCCAATATTGAAAGAAGAATTTTCTGTGATCATGGACCGAGTTATCTTTCTAGATTTTATTCCGATGACCTTGGCTTTTGAAGTTCCGGGTTTACATCCGAACGTAGAGGTGGTGAAGGTCATGGTTCATCACCTCATGGGCAGTGTGTGTGGAAGAAATTAG